CTTGACGAGCAGTACGACGTCGTGGCCGGGCGCTGGGCCACGGAGCCCGACGAGTGCGTGCTCGTGCTCTCCTCGAGCGGCGAGATCAGCGACTACACGCTCTACGGCCTCGGCGTGCTCGACCCTGCGGACCTCCAGGAGATGGTCTCCTCGGCGATGAGCGCCACGGCGGGAGACGTGGACGTGGAAAGTCCCGACGTCGACTTCACCTACGATGACGCGCTCGACTTGAGCTTCAAGGTGCTGAGCCCGTCGGACACCTACCGCAAAAACGACGATACCGGTGGCTGGACCGACATGTCCGATGACGACGAGTTCATGCGCAGTGTCGTGGACTCTGGTCTTGACCTGCACATCGTTGGCGTGGTGCGCCCCAACGGGGGCGGTGACGCCAAGGCCCTCACGACCGGCGTGGCCTACACCTCCGGGCTCACCAAGGAGCTCATGGAGCGTTCCGCCGACTCCGCGATCGTCCAGCAGCAGCTCGCGGACCCGGACACGGACGTCTTCACGGCGAAGAGCTTCTCGACCCTGCAGGACGAGGCCAAGCAGGGCATCGACCTCTCGAGCCTCTTCTCGATCGACGAGAACGCCCTGCGCTCGGCCTTCTCGTTCGACACCAGCGGGCTGGCCAGCGGCATCGACCCCTCCTCGATCGACCTGTCCGGCGTGAGCGTGGACCTCTCGGGCGTGACCTCCTCGATCGACGTCGAGTCGCTCGTGGCCGGAGTCCCGTCGCCGGACTTCTCGGCCATCGTGGACGACGCCATCTCCGACCCGCCCCTCACCACCGACCAGCTCGAGCAGACCACCCAGCTCGGCGGCCAGCTCATCCAGAACTTCGTGGGCTGGTGGGGCACGAACGCCACCGACGCGCTCGACCCGTCCGACCCCGAGTTTGTTCAAAAGATTGCGGACTACTTCGAGCAGTACCTCGCGACCGAAGACGCGCAGGGCCTCCTGGCCCAGATCGACGTCGTGGCCGGGCCACCCGTGCGCGAGCGCGTGGAGCAGATTGCGCGCTCCTATGTGTCCGACAGCCTCCCCCCCTACTTGCAGAGCTTTCTGCAGAGCATGTCGTCCCAGGTGAGCGCCACCGTATCCGCGCAGCTGCAGGTGTCGCTCACCCAGGTGATGACGCAGTACGCCGACCAGATGGCCACGAGCCTGTCCGGCCTGCAGAGCGCCTTCTCGGTGGACGCCTCCAAGCTCGCGGGCGCGATCAGCTTCAACATGGACGCCGAGGACCTCTCATCCCTCATGCAGAGCTACGCCAACGCGAGCCAGCTCACCTACGACAACAACCTCACGACGCTCGGCTACGCCACGGAGTCCGACCCGGCTGCCATCATGATCTACCCCAAGGACTTTGCCGCCAAGGAGCGCGTGCTCGACATCATCGACGGCTACAACGACCGGCAGCGCGCCGCCGGCAACGATGACTCGGTCGTGGGCTACACGGACTACGTGGGCGTCATCATGGGCTCCGTCACCGACATCGTGAACATGATCTCGCTCGTCCTGATTGCCTTCGTGAGCATCTCGCTCGTGGTGAGCTCCATCATGATTGGCATCATCACCTACATCAGCGTGCTCGAGCGCAAGAAGGAGATCGGCGTCCTGCGCGCGATCGGCGCGTCCAAGCTCAACATCGCCAACGTATTCAACGCGGAGACCTTCATCGAGGGGCTCATCTCGGGCGTGTTCGCGATCGCCGTCGTGCTCGTTGCGTCGGTGCCGATAAACGCCTGGGCGCTGTCCGCCCACGGTGTTCCCAACATCATGAGCCTGCCGTGGGAGTCTGCCGTGGGGCTCATAGTGATCTCGATCGTGCTCACGCTCGTCGCGGGCCTGATCCCGAGCTCGGCGGCTAGCCGTCGCGATCCCGTCGAGGCGCTCAGAAGCGAGTAGCATGGTGCGTCGGAAGACGTCGGCAGAAAAGGGGCTCGCGGCATGCTTCAGAGGGACTACATCCTGGAGATTGTGGGGGACTTCGTCGAGGGTATCACGGACGCGTTTCGACGTGCCTTGGGCGAGGAGGCCGGACGCGCGGCGGGCGTCGAGGCCGTCGAACAGCAGATCGGCGACCTCCTAGAGCTTGACCACGAGACGGCGCTCTCTCTTGCGCCCGACTCGCTCGTGACGATGATGGTGCTCTCCGGCATGGGCGACTCGGTGGCCGCCTACGTCTGCTACGCGCTGGACCGCCTGGGCACGGCCTACGAGCGCCAGGGCGACGCTGACCTGGCCGGCCTGCGTCGCGCGCAGGCGACGGCCGTCGCCGAGTCGTTCGCCTGCGACCCCGCCGACGTTCCGAGCGAGCTTGCCTCGCTTGATGCGGAGCTCTTCTCGTAGAATTCGGGCTTCCGCTGTCACTACGGCGGATTCAGCGAGCCTGTCATCCTGCACGGAAGCATCCCCTGAAGGCCGCGTTTCGTGCAGCATGGCAGGCTCACGGGTTCGCGCATAACGTGACTCGCCAGATGAGTGCTTATCGGCGCAGTTTGGCCCTTCGAGGATTGGGGAGATTTTTTTGATGCCCCGGCCATCTTGAAGAGGCTTTCAAGAGATGCCCAAGCTCCTGAGCGGGGAGAACGCAACGCCCTGCCGGCTTGCAGAACCTCGAGCATCAAAAACTTCTCCAATCCTAAGATTAGACGGCGAGGGGGGGGTGGTGGAGGCGTGCATGCTGGCGAGCGGCGCCTTGACGCACGTCTAGACTGTTGCCTCCTTTTGGGAGCGATCAAGAGAATCTCGTGCTCTCTCCTGAAGGCGTGCCTCGACGGATGCCAGGGTGACGTAGGTGTTGCGCCCCTCGCGCCATCCCTCGAGCTGATAGGAGGACATGAGTTGGGTGACGCGGCCGGGGGTGACTCCAAGCATCCGCGCTGCCGTGCTTGCCGTGACTCTCTCTACGGTTTCACGACCAGCCTGGACGGCGAAAATCATGTTCGTTCCGCCGTATCTGGGGTCATTGCCATAGGTCGGTGCGGGAAGGGGCTTGTGATGCATATCGTGGTCCTCGAGGGTGAGTTTGAGCCAATCGACGACCATCCTGCAGAGCTCGTCGAAGTCCTTCCCCTGCGTTCCACCCCCTAAGTCATAAGGGAGTGCAAGATAGCCATCCTCGTTCATAACTATCTCGAACTCATAGGCACCGAATAGCATCGCAGCTCCCTTCGCTGTGGTCATCTGAGGTATGCCTCACGTAGAATTCTGTTGACGAGAAGATCTGGAATTTCTTGATGGCGAGGCACCATCACGCTCCCTGCGTCGGGGTGAGTGAACTTCTCGTGGTTGGCGCGCCGCCTGCTGACTGAA
This is a stretch of genomic DNA from Thermophilibacter immobilis. It encodes these proteins:
- a CDS encoding ABC transporter ATP-binding protein/permease, translating into MLELNDICKRYKTASFTQVALDHVSVGFRDNEFVAVLGPSGSGKTTMLNIVGGLDHFDEGDLLIDGISTKKYHDRDWDAYRNNRIGFVFQSYNLIPHQTILSNVELALTLSGVGRSERRERALAALERVGLADHVSKRPGQLSGGQMQRVAIARALINDPEILLADEPTGALDSTTSVQVMDLLKEVARDRLVIMVTHNPELAHRYATRIVELADGHVTADSDPFDVEAAPRRDAKVARRTSMSFLTAIGLSFNNLMTKKGRTIMTAFAGSIGIIGIAAILALSNGVNNYIAKVEEDTLSSYPLSITKQSYDLTSMLTGDASAMTGASSEPTDSSDAATSDATVDSSGTIPEFNMLTDMFASVRSNDLASLKAYLDSGTSGIEENVNAIQYDYGITPLVYASDTTDKVTQLSPDSLSQAMTMGASSTVTAGMSAGSVFNEMIDDQALLDEQYDVVAGRWATEPDECVLVLSSSGEISDYTLYGLGVLDPADLQEMVSSAMSATAGDVDVESPDVDFTYDDALDLSFKVLSPSDTYRKNDDTGGWTDMSDDDEFMRSVVDSGLDLHIVGVVRPNGGGDAKALTTGVAYTSGLTKELMERSADSAIVQQQLADPDTDVFTAKSFSTLQDEAKQGIDLSSLFSIDENALRSAFSFDTSGLASGIDPSSIDLSGVSVDLSGVTSSIDVESLVAGVPSPDFSAIVDDAISDPPLTTDQLEQTTQLGGQLIQNFVGWWGTNATDALDPSDPEFVQKIADYFEQYLATEDAQGLLAQIDVVAGPPVRERVEQIARSYVSDSLPPYLQSFLQSMSSQVSATVSAQLQVSLTQVMTQYADQMATSLSGLQSAFSVDASKLAGAISFNMDAEDLSSLMQSYANASQLTYDNNLTTLGYATESDPAAIMIYPKDFAAKERVLDIIDGYNDRQRAAGNDDSVVGYTDYVGVIMGSVTDIVNMISLVLIAFVSISLVVSSIMIGIITYISVLERKKEIGVLRAIGASKLNIANVFNAETFIEGLISGVFAIAVVLVASVPINAWALSAHGVPNIMSLPWESAVGLIVISIVLTLVAGLIPSSAASRRDPVEALRSE
- a CDS encoding MerR family transcriptional regulator; this translates as MTTAKGAAMLFGAYEFEIVMNEDGYLALPYDLGGGTQGKDFDELCRMVVDWLKLTLEDHDMHHKPLPAPTYGNDPRYGGTNMIFAVQAGRETVERVTASTAARMLGVTPGRVTQLMSSYQLEGWREGRNTYVTLASVEARLQERARDSLDRSQKEATV